The genome window AGACGAGAAGATCGGACGTATTCGTCTCGAAATTCTGGATCAGCGCATTGAAGATTTGCTGGCCAAGCCCAATCAGGAGCTGCAGCACGAACAGCTTCGCGCCGACGCTCAGCGCGTAGATGATCATTTTCAGCGCGTAATCCTTGGTCCAGCGCGATCCGCCGAAGCCCATGAACAGGATGCCGGCCGAGATCACGATGTAGGATTCGACGAGCGCGAGAATGAGGAAGGCGGCGATGAGGGCGAAGCAGATCAACAAAACGAGCGCGAAAATGATGAGGCCCACGCTCGCGCCGGGGCTCCAGATGCTCGACTGATCGAGCACCTTGTTGGCCATGCTGAGCCCGATTGCAAAAATGTCCGACGGCGCGATCAGGCTCGTGCCGCCCGAGGCCTGCACGGCCTCATTGGCGGCGGTCCTGAAGCTGTTGACGATCGCCGCCGCCCAGGCGCTCGAATTGACCAGCAGCGCCAGGAAAAAGCCGATGAACAGGATCTGGTTGACGAGTTCGGCCATCCATTCGCTGACATCGGCGCCGCGAAAGGCAAGCCGGATGGCGGCATAGGACATCTCGATCACGGCGAGCAGCCAGAACAACGTTTGCGCGTAAGTCGCAAGCGTCGCCTCCCATTTCTGCGCGTTTTGTTGGTACAGCCGCACGATCCCATCGAGCGCGTTGGTCGTAGGCTCCGCGGCCTCGGCCGGGCTTGCTGAAATGATGCCGAGGACAACCACGCCAACGGCAAGGCCGATCAGCGCGCACCCCGCTCGGGCCGCAGGCGATGAGCCAAGAGGAGAGCGAAACTCTCTCGGCGGCGTTCTTGGCCGGAGCCGCCTCATCAAAATCGCGCTCCCCCGCTTGTTGGGATCGTCGTTTGCGTTTTGATGAACGTCCGCCAGGCCGCCTGCTGGGAGGCACTCTGGTCGGCCTCAGTCTGGATGGCGTTCGCCTTGAGGCTCGTGTCGGCCAGGATGAGTTGGCGCTGCTTCTGCAACTGCTCGATATTGAGAAGCCCTACTTGAGCAAGCGTCTGCAGAGCCTCAAGATTGCCTTGCACCGCACCGGTCTGGATCTTGAGGCGGTTGATGAGCGCAAGCTCGTCGCCGCCAATCTGGCCCGACTGAAGGGAACCCGCTTCAAGCGTCGAGAGCACGCTCGCATTGGCGTTGGTAGACCATTGCTGATATTTGCCGGCAAAGGCTGCGCTCGTCGCGGGCGAAGTCAGGTAGCTGTCGTAAGTGCCATAGTGCTGGCTAAACTGCGCCGTGAGCCCCGACTTGGCGAAGGACAGCGAATTGGCGCTCGCCAGCGTCGTGTTGACGGATTGGATGTTCGCCGCTCCATCCCCCCATTCGAGCGAGGGCCAAGGCGTCGTGTTCACCGTCATGGTCTGGAACTGATTGGTGTTCGTCTGAAGGATATTGCCTTGCGTACCGAGCTGATCGACGAGCCGCGCCAGATTCATAAGCTGCGTGATTTCGCTCGCGCAATTCGTGCAATAGACGGCCTGGGCCAGGCTTTGCCTGACGCCCGCGACTGACAGCCAAGCGATTGCGGCAAGCGCAAGCGCCGCCGCCTTAAGCTGCTTCTTCATGGCTACCTTCCTCCGTTGCTCCGAAAATGTCTTTGGTATCGAGGCCCCGCTCGGCGAGCCAGGCTCGCGGCCAGTCCCTGCCGTGGGCCTCGATGAGCGCGCG of Rhodomicrobium vannielii ATCC 17100 contains these proteins:
- the trbL gene encoding P-type conjugative transfer protein TrbL, which translates into the protein MRRLRPRTPPREFRSPLGSSPAARAGCALIGLAVGVVVLGIISASPAEAAEPTTNALDGIVRLYQQNAQKWEATLATYAQTLFWLLAVIEMSYAAIRLAFRGADVSEWMAELVNQILFIGFFLALLVNSSAWAAAIVNSFRTAANEAVQASGGTSLIAPSDIFAIGLSMANKVLDQSSIWSPGASVGLIIFALVLLICFALIAAFLILALVESYIVISAGILFMGFGGSRWTKDYALKMIIYALSVGAKLFVLQLLIGLGQQIFNALIQNFETNTSDLLVSVGSAIVMLALTKIIPDMIQGLINGTQISGGGALAGVAAGAAGVGWGAFKGGVGAGMVAARSSALASEQMQDARISGSFGPGRVVRMAGNTAMAAGDTLGMRLSGRIHYGTWAGQMAEALKERTVDRQAARSASEPAQPQGSVTGAGQPAQPSQGGKPPKKP
- a CDS encoding conjugal transfer protein TrbJ; the protein is MKKQLKAAALALAAIAWLSVAGVRQSLAQAVYCTNCASEITQLMNLARLVDQLGTQGNILQTNTNQFQTMTVNTTPWPSLEWGDGAANIQSVNTTLASANSLSFAKSGLTAQFSQHYGTYDSYLTSPATSAAFAGKYQQWSTNANASVLSTLEAGSLQSGQIGGDELALINRLKIQTGAVQGNLEALQTLAQVGLLNIEQLQKQRQLILADTSLKANAIQTEADQSASQQAAWRTFIKTQTTIPTSGGARF